In Neoarius graeffei isolate fNeoGra1 chromosome 15, fNeoGra1.pri, whole genome shotgun sequence, a single genomic region encodes these proteins:
- the LOC132899793 gene encoding beta-1,3-galactosyltransferase 2-like, with amino-acid sequence MVAGTSKIRERSPDHPEEAFGCRCSRIQGGFLILVITAMLLFYYVDLSKVSEIWSETVQMIFNTTRASSNSFTTASAGEWISSFIQESEIPSEQCTSESPYLVAYPCNYHYILNESERCQNDKPFLVLLVPVAPNNREARDAVRATWGSEKMVMDKVVSLFFLLGQPGHEGREELQQKIFQESEEHHDIIQSDFLDSYKNLTIKTMVTMEWLATYCQNATYAMKIDSDMFLNLDVLMNVLLQAPRENYMTGLVTKGAVVLRNPNSKWYLPKHVFPEDFYPPYALGLGYVLSMDLPNKLIEGAKHVKGIYIEDVFLGLCMRYLEIPFTSPDDQSLFNVFPVPYDRCRYSKLIATTTNSLEEQVNSWKDLKKPGPPC; translated from the exons ATGGTGGCAGGCACCAGCAAAATTAGAGAAAGAAG CCCGGATCATCCGGAAGAAGCATTTGGATGTCGATGTTCTCGTATCCAAGGTGGCTTCTTGATACTTGTTATTACAGCCATGTTACTTTTCTACTATGTGGACTTATCAAAAGTGTCAGAAATTTGGTCTGAGACTGTTCAGATGATATTCAACACTACAAGAGCAAGTTCAAATTCCTTCACCACTGCATCTGCTGGAGAATGGATATCTTCCTTCATTCAAGAAAGTGAGATACCAAGTGAACAATGTACAAGTGAAAGTCCATATCTCGTGGCATATCCCTGTAATTATCATTACATTTTAAATGAATCAGAGAGGTGTCAGAACGACAAGCCCTTCTTAGTCTTGTTAGTACCCGTAGCACCAAACAACAGAGAAGCTCGGGATGCTGTCCGTGCCACCTGGGGGTCTGAGAAGATGGTTATGGATAAAGTGGTGAGCCTTTTCTTTTTGCTTGGTCAGCCTGGACATGAAGGGAGAGAGGAGCTCCAACAGAAGATCTTTCAAGAGAGTGAGGAACACCATGACATTATTCAGAGTGATTTCCTGGACAGCTATAAAAACCTCACCATCAAAACTATGGTGACTATGGAATGGTTGGCAACCTACTGCCAAAATGCTACATACGCTATGAAAATTGATTCTGACATGTTCCTAAACCTGGATGTTTTAATGAATGTGCTTCTCCAAGCGCCCAGGGAGAACTATATGACAGGACTTGTGACCAAGGGTGCTGTTGTTCTCAGAAACCCCAACTCCAAATGGTATCTGCCAAAACATGTGTTTCCTGAAGACTTTTATCCACCTTACGCTCTGGGCTTGGGCTATGTGCTCTCCATGGACCTTCCTAACAAGCTCATTGAAGGAGCGAAGCATGTCAAAGGTATCTACATTGAAGATGTATTTTTAGGACTGTGTATGAGGTATCTAGAAATACCTTTCACCAGTCCAGATGATCAGAGCCTCTTTAATGTCTTCCCTGTTCCTTACGACCGCTGTCGTTATTCAAAACTCATTGCTACAACAACAAATAGCCTGGAGGAACAAGTGAATTCTTGGAAAGACCTTAAGAAACCAGGTCCACCTTGTTAA